One window of the Podospora pseudocomata strain CBS 415.72m chromosome 7, whole genome shotgun sequence genome contains the following:
- a CDS encoding hypothetical protein (COG:D; EggNog:ENOG503NUPS) codes for MAQSRDGTFNPSSPHSSSGAADSYKHDGTPDTRLTAFSPDDGSARSNKLYAGITGMSLNGPTNHSLFHQKSTEHFGNVAPVAEKDPFISSNATPSKSTLDQKLSPTASAFRPLSVPVVAHGSLNGQQGPSNGPQQNFRSLASAAGPLSGRFSTELGITHYVTIFSSTASVTLSEVETYLEFGSPCQGKRVIFAKDGRVYLFLSNIRDATNIHENVQLGSQDWRAQYIAAAEFHQARNPGENHQQVSDGLLRAIAFPQESANFDVFHTNTVVRTLMESHGEVLAFRQLSGTKDIPFHATVEFCDCDAAITAAEALNGRTFNGVYLNLISALPDTTCGAYQPFDVHAPRAPRSPVQDMTNLFQRMGISKPSHHQQIVPSGHLAHSPASGMQLPHQQMAMYPTVVYHGIQHSLPARYVLDHTPTRSQGISPMSPMTPMTGGMPVMAPLYTPPSTPLAFHHGDYASPRGMQPYRMDGRRQNAMRVNRSPYYNAAGHHNHVDVNKIRDGIDVRTTIMLRNIPNKVDQAMLKKIVDESSWGKYDFMYLRIDFANDCNVGYAFINFVDVSFSFSCRGKPDTDRICSRSTSSMYFVNARGNQRWNCFKSDKVAEISYATIQGKDCLVQKFRNSSVMLEAPHYRPKQLYFTLNGPRPELAGEEEAFPGPDNQSKMKRSCENAEHVGLFTPNAGQHFRDEQRRRRSQYDRGTRLAALEEYDYDSHIQQPSLYMG; via the exons ATGGCACAGTCTCGTGACGGGACGTTCAATCCGTCCTCCCCTCATTCTTCGAGCGGCGCGGCGGATTCGTACAAACACGATGGTACCCCCGATACTCGTTTGACTGCCTTCTCGCCCGATGACGGCTCGGCCAGATCGAACAAACTGTACGCCGGCATCACCGGCATGAGCCTCAACGGTCCCACCAACCACTCATTGTTTCATCAGAAGTCGACGGAGCACTTCGGTAATGTTGCTCCTGTGGCCGAAAAGGACCCGTTCATTTCCAGCAACGCGACCCCCTCCAAATCGACATTGGACCAGAAGCTCTCTCCGACCGCTTCCGCCTTCAGGCCCTTGTCTGTACCAGTGGTCGCTCATGGTTCCCTCAATGGACAACAGGGTCCCTCCAATGGCCCTCAGCAGAACTTTCGATCGCTGGCCAGCGCCGCCGGCCCTCTCTCTGGCCGTTTCAGCACTGAGCTAGGGATCACTCATTATGTCACTATCTTCTCTTCCACGGCTTCCGTAACCTTGTCAGAGGTCGAAACGTATCTTGAG TTTGGTTCACCTTGCCAGGGTAAGCGCGTCATCTTCGCGAAGGATGGGAGAGTCTATTTGTTTCTCTCCAACATTCGCGATGCCACCAACATTCACGAGAATGTTCAGCTCGGTTCCCAGGACTGGCGTGCCCAGTATATTGCCGCGGCGGAGTTTCACCAG GCCCGCAATCCTGGTGAGAATCACCAGCAGGTTTCGGATGGCTTGCTCCGGGCTATCGCGTTCCCCCAAGAGAGCGCGAATTTTGACGTTTTCCACACCAACACTGTGGTCCGCACTCTCATGGAATCTCATGGTGAGGTCCTTGCTTTTCGCCAGCTATCCGGGACGAAAGACATTCCTTTCCACGCCACGGTTGAATTTTGTGACTGCGATGCCGCCATTACTGCCGCAGAGGCCCTCAATGGTCGCACTTTCAAT GGCGTTTACCTGAACTTGATTTCTGCCCTGCCCGACACCACCTGCGGAGCCTACCAGCCTTTTGATGTTCATGCTCCCCGCGCTCCGAGAAGCCCGGTTCAGGACATGACCAACCTGTTTCAGAGAATGGGTATCTCGAagccttctcatcatcaacagatTGTGCCCTCTGGGCATCTTGCCCATTCGCCGGCCAGTGGGATGCAATTGCCCCATCAGCAGATGGCCATGTATCCCACTGTGGTCTATCACGGTATTCAGCACAGCTTGCCGGCTCGCTACGTTCTCGACCACACTCCCACACGCAGCCAGGGCATTTCTCCCATGAGTCCCATGACCCCGATGACTGGCGGCATGCCGGTCATGGCACCGTTGTATACTCCGCCTAGCACTCCGTTAGCGTTTCACCATGGCGACTACGCCAGTCCCAGGGGCATGCAGCCCTATCGTATGGATGGTCGTCGTCAGAACGCCATGCGGGTTAATCGGTCCCCTTACTACAATGCCGCCGGCCATCACAACCATGTTGATGTCAACAAGATTCGGGATGGCATCGATGTCCGCACCACA ATTATGCTGCGAAACATTCCGAACAAGGTCGACCAAgcgatgttgaagaagattgTGGATGAGTCCAGCTGGGGCAAGTACGACTTCATGTACTTGCGAATCGACTTCGCCAACGACTGCAA TGTCGGCTATGCGTTCATCAACTTTGTTGACGTaagtttttctttttcatgCCGAGGCAAACCTGACACTGACCGAATTTGTAGCCGCTCGACATCATCGATGTAT TTCGTCAATGCCCGTGGCAACCAACGTTGGAACTGCTTCAAGAGCGACAAGGTTGCTGAGATCTCATATGCCA CTATCCAGGGCAAGGACTGCCTTGTCCAGAAGTTCCGCAACAGCTCTGTTATGCTGGAGGCCCCTCACTATCGCCCCAAG CAGCTTTACTTCACGCTCAATGGTCCCAGACCTGAGttggctggtgaggaggaggctttcCCGGGCCCCGACAACCAGtccaagatgaagaggagctgTGAAAACGCTGAGCATGTTG GCCTCTTCACTCCCAATGCCGGCCAGCATTTTCGTGACGagcagcgccgccgccgctctcAATACGACCGTGGAACCAGACTTGCTGCGCTTGAGGAGTACGACTATGACTCCCACATCCAGCAGCCTAGCCTCTACATGGGCTAA